aggacgaGAGGTAATTGTCTGCTTCTTTGGCGGGTCCAGACTTTAGGCCgataagggaacagcttcatcctgtgctttggaaaATGATGGAGAATTGAGGGACAGGAGATGgtggaaggtcagagagaccttgagtctacttcttttttgtttgtttgttttgttttgttctggtggctggtcagtacagggatccaaaaaccttgaccttggtgtaataacaccatgttctaatgAGCTGAGCCAATTTGCCAGCCATGAGGCTGctgctttattccagcatgtcaaagcaccatttTTTGGAGGGACAGCCTCTGAGCCCCAACAAAATAAagtgggaaataaataaataaatccagaaagCCTCAAATACGGGATGTCTGTCCTAGAGACTTGGCAGCTCTGAAATGTAGAAATCACTGGTTAGGGGCAGAGATTTTCTTGGCCATGGGACCTTCCAGGATACACCCAAGGTCAAGTGACTGTGGTTTCCAGAGGCTCTATTGTATGGTGGGTATGGTGGGTATAGTCATTATAGCAAGGGTTTTAGAGGCTAACAGACCCTTATTTGAATCCTGCCTCTACCATGCACTCCGTGTTTGTTCTTGGGCCCTTGACATTTCTGAATCTCAATTCTCTCAAATGTAAAACAGTATAATAATAAGATATAATAATATTCAACTTAcagagttgtgagaattaaaggagGTGATATGCATAAAGCATTGATCCCAGGCCAGTGTTTAACAAAGGTGAGTTCCCTTCCTCTCCCGTGGAATTCTTCTTCCAGGACTCTGTAGACTGCAGTTTCTAGAGGCCTCCTGGGAGGGATCGTGGGTGAAGGCCTCCACTCTGGGACCTGTGCTTGAGCTACTCTCTTTTCTCCTGAATTGGGGAGGAGTCCTCCCCATTTTCAGTAATAAGTCTCAGGGAAGAAGAGTTGGGAAGAGAACAACTTTCCAAAGGCCTGAGTATCTGAaccctcctctttccctttcaATCACAGCCAAGGATCTGActggcagagagagggagactggGCCAGGACCTGTCATCATGCCTAGGAGAATCACCTCCAACATCTGCCTGGGCATCTTATATTTCAGAGTTTTACCACATCTCTATTTCCTTTTATCCACAGAGCCACTCCCAAGAATCATATAGGACCAGCAGAGGCAGTGTAAAGTACTAGAACCCTGAATCTGACATCAGAAAGTCCTGCACTCAAATCTTAGCTTTTCTGCTTACCTTACAAGATGTATGTCTTcagacaaattatttaacttttctgagcctccttTTCACATTCAGAAATAAGAGATTTCATAGTGAAAACTAAATGGTATATACAAAGTCTTTAATAaagtgcttggtacatagtaggcgctcagtagattttaaatattataatgatTAGAACAAgaattctggtcaagatggcggaatagacggtccccagcatcactctctcacaaaaatcaaccaatttacaactataaaaatgtaacaacagccactCTGGGGCTACTGGAGctcatgggaagaggaggagagacctatggagttcatgagggggagaagccacgatgaaagaaagaaaaaactgctcagagcattttgtGCAGCttccactttaaggctggagctgctgagcacacagagcaggaggcggtagaagctgcagctgtgcccttcagatggagttgcttggaggcagcagaggagaagggggccttggtggctggacagcaagaccactaatagggtccctgtggacccacgcaggagaaGCCAGAActgctgaaaaaggggagcctgaggccagtgagtcatcacaagggaccagctcagggcccatcccatgggaagtgtttggagcacaggttgtgggggagatgggcccaccaggagaacactaggacacagcaaggacagacaatctgccccctaatcagtgcaggaccactcagaggagactggttgggaatatggaattgcatggggtgaagattgatgaaaagactcaggcccagatcagagtatctacacaacccaggtgcccCTGGTCTCtgaagagctggaagtacctataaggtcaaccattaaaccctgagctacacaaaaagtcttccctagggaaacagcagcaaagcagcaatttagctcaaccacagagctcaagtactggttcccacaggaagttcccccattttagaagtaagcaaaggacaaaaaattagttttggcccaagcacaccaccagtacTTCAGGCTGCCAGGGCACCtgaggcatggaaccagggaccggaacacccccccccccaaccaggcacaccaccagcacctcagggccccacccaggggcttggagccagggactggaccccttgcccacaaccaggcacaccaccagtgccaaggagcatgccaaaaacattatctccatgtgggtggcccaccacagccaccacagtaaccatggctgctgtaaaagtggctagacatcacaaccaccacacagagggtccaccagccactggagtgcattgacacaaggacagtcaccagcagagaccaaagaaaagaacaagatgtctctctccacaaagccattccagagtgacagaagaagcatctgctctgtaataatattgggggacgtgaacatacctctcagcattggacagatcatctaggcaacaaacaacagaataaccattactgtttcagaaggagagaagaagtgtagggttatcagtggtgggaatggggagggagaaggggatagggagagactggacaaggggcacaaagaataagtacaatttgtagcaATACACATACTAgcaatattgattttatcaacatatgtcaacattgaatcccaaaagtatgtacaatcaattatgagtcaattaaaaaaatttattagaacAAATATAATtaccctatttatttattatttatttttgtggctggctggtatggggatctgaacccttgaccttggtgtttcaagaCTGcacctaaccaactgagctaagtggccagccccccAACCCACATTTTAAGGATGAGCAGTTTGAGGCTTAGAATGATTAAGATTTACTCAAGTCTCGTAATTTCCAGCCTAGGGCTCTTCCCACTTTGTGAAAACTAGAGGGTCCATTGATCAATGACTTTGAGCCCAGAGAACTTTACCTGCCAAAGGTCCAGGCCGAGAACACTGATGTTATAATAGTGACAGATGGCAGGGTCAGGCTTATATTCAGGGTTGTCTATTTCTGGATGAATCCACTCCCCTTGATAACTAGGATTGTCAATGATCCGAGGTTTCCATTGTCCCTAAGCAAAGAACCAAAAAGTGGACATGGCATTAGTATTTTCCTATTCTCCTGATCTTATACAATCAGAAAGGCCAATCACTTTATAAAGGCAATTTTGTATTAGACATAAGGATTCAGAGCAAGATTCCTGGAGCTTCTTTCCCTTTATCTGAGTTAATGCACAAGACTCTTTCAAGTTCCCCCTTCTACTCAGAGGGAACCAAACAAGGTGTCAGGGACCCATTCTGATCCTGGCCCCATCTCTCTGTACAAGCTTATTCATGAAGTTAACAAATGTAGCTTTTAAGAGAACATCATGTAAGTATCCTGGCACTTGGGGCCATTCTCTTCCTGGTGTGAAGTACAGGAAACTGTGGCCAAATAATATCATGCTTGCTTCAGTCATTTTTATCTCCAGACCAATTTGAGCAGGATAGAACAGGGACTTGCCCCAGAGAGGCTGCTCATGGATATTCAGGCTGCTCAAGCTGACACCGGCTAGCAACACCTTAAACATCCTACCAATCAGTTCACCCTTCTTCAGAGCCTTGAGGTTTTCTAAGCAGGAAACAAAGCCGCAAAATACAAAACCCCCTTTTTCATTAATTCTCAGAGAGGAGTTTGCTCAAGCAAAAAGGCACCCAAAcccctttttctccccctttttcttgaatattcctccccttagttaagATAGAGAAACATCCCCATCCCAAAACAACATATAAACCCATCCCTAAGAATTCACGGGGCTCTCCTCATGAATGAGATGCCCATGCAACCTCTCTATGTGTACTTTTTGCTTTGCAATAAACTATGAGTGTAAGTGTGACTCTGCCATGTGAGCTTGAAGTTATTGTGGATTCCTGATGGGATTCTTCCCTCGGGAAATCCAAGAACCTGCATCTCCGACTTCACATTGACAGCTGATTCCTTTTGTTCTTGCTTATGACGCTAGGTCAGGAGTTAGCCCTTAAAAAGAAGTTCCTCCACTTGTTGACATCTTTGCCTCATTCATGTCCTACCCTTTTCCCCTCTGGTCCACTTCTGAGACTTCCACCTCCTGACCCCAGACCCATTTCCTATTCGACCCTTGACTGGCTGCTTTTCACCACTCTGGACAAACTCCTTGCCTAGGACTGCCTGGAGCTCTACCTCTCAGTATTGGCCTTTACCAGACTACTGTCTCCCAAGTAGGCACGGCCCTGAGACCAGGTCTTAGATAAAGCTGTAGTTTTATTTGGGGGACAGAGGGGAAGGAAGATGACCACAGGATCTCAGAGTTTCTGTTTTGTAAATTagaatttacatttcttctgtcTTATTGTCCACACCCATTGGAAAGACAGACCCCTCACCTTATACTTTGGGTTTGGCATCAGGGGCCCTTCCCATTCCCCATCCATCACTTCATTCCAGTCATCCGGCTTCTTGGCCTCAGGGTCTGGGATGTACTCAAAGTCCTCCCAGTCCTAAAATGAAATATTCCTTCATGAGGACAGAAGTGTGGGTTGGGATGAAACTGGGGTCCAGAGTGCAATCAGGCTAGACCTGGCTCTGTACCCCCACTACCCTCCTGCACTCATCTGTATGAAGGCCCAGCTCAGGACTCTGTGAACCTAGTGCAGCAGAGAAAAACGCTTTAAGCAACTTTAACCCCTCCTCTAGGTTCACTATCACTCTGACCTTGAGTACTTTAAGTTCAAATAAGATGGGAATTTCCCATCTCTGACTCCCTGCCCTTCCTCAATCATGTGTCCCTATTGTCATAACAGGTCTTCTAGTCTGGGTCCCTCTTCCTGAAGGCCTCTTGATGACCTGCTTTCTATCTTTGTGTCCTCCCAGACCTGTATCAGTCCTCCCTTGTACCTCAGGTCCCTCCTATCTCCCAAGACAGAGATCTACAAGTGGTCATAAATTGCCTACCCCaaatttcatatttcttctgCTGTGGAACCTCCCAAGGCTTTGCTCTGTCTACTGGGCAGTCCACCTTGGTGCTGACTATTTGTCCAGTGTGACAAAGGCTTCCATGCCCAGTCCACCAAACTCAGTCATTCAACACCATTATGATTGAGAAAGTTCTCTGGTTCCTGGCCTGTCTCTGTTGTTTTGTGATTCCTGAGACAGATTCAGCATTCTATCCTATGGGCTATAGTCTTGATAGAGTCTTGCCCATCAAAtcagtcccctccccacccccaccccattccacACAGCAGAGGGCATAGAGGCCTGTAACCTCTTCACTGTTCCCAGGACTTGAGCCACCCCTGACTATATCAAGTGCATGGTCCTCACCAGGAGAGAGGGTCTATGgttagttttgctgccctaagcCTGCCTGCTGGGCCTGGCAGGAAGCTAGCCCCTTATTTTCCTGTGGTGCTGAAGGCTCAGACAGTTCACCTGGTCATCTACCATACTTCTCTGCTTACACTTCCCTTCCCTGGGACTGGAGCCCTTTGCTGAATCTCCCTACACATGGCTGGGCCACTGCCCACCTCGCTGCTGAACTGGACTCCAGCTGTTGGGTTCCATACTGCCCCCTGCAGGACCCCAAGCATCTCTTCCGCATGAGGCTGACCCCACTCTGACCTGCGGAGTAGCAATTTGGCAGGTATGGCCCTCCACGGTCTGGCTCCAACAGACCTTCTCAACCTCATCTTCTACCATGCCCCACCTTGAGCTTTGTGCTCCCCAAATACTGAACTGCTGCTTTCAGTTCTTTACACAACCATGTTATTTTCCACCTAACCATTGTGCCTTTGCTTCTGCTGTTCCCTCAGTCTGGACTGTCTTCCCTCCAACCCAATTTGCCTTCCCTTGCTCTAATGAATCTACTGTTTGAAATGCAGTACATTGTTAACATATAAATGGCATATATTAAGGACTCACTATATACTGGGCACTACATTATGTATTTTGTATTagctcacttaatcttcacaacaaccttcACACGTAGATGTTATAATAATCCCTGTTTGTGAAACTGACTTTCACAGCAGTTACATTCCTTGCCCAGGGTCTAACTGTCAGTAGGTTGGGGTCTCACAGTTAGTAATTGGTGAAGCTCAGATTCGAACCCATATCTATCTGACCCCAGGGTCTACATTCCCAACCCCTAAATTAACGCAATCACTCAAGCACTGCCTCCTCTTTCCCAGACCACCACTGGTACCCCAACCCAGGCTGGGTTAGGATCCTCTTTTGAGCACATGCAGGCTTTGGCTTCCCTGGATCTCAGTACTGATCACACAGTGCGATCTTTGTTTTCTTGTCTGCCTCTCCCACTAGATACAGTCCTGGAGGGCAGGATTGTCCTGCTTGTAGCTATATCCAGTACAGCTTTCCAGAATGAtaataaatcaatgaatataCTCCATACAACCCCCATATCAATAACTTTGGAGGCAAAGAGATGCAGGTTCAAATCTTGGTTCTAACATGTGTTTGCTTAGGCAAGCCACTTCATTTTCTACAGGTCAGTTTTCTCGTCCACAAAAGAGGGATCATGACACACTGCTCACAGAGGCTGCCAGAAGGATCAATAGGTCCTCAACAAAGATAAGTTGctgccctctgccctcctcccctctTTAGATTCCAATATTTAGCTACATGCCTCCTTGAGGGATGGATGCCCCAGCCTCTGCTCCATCATTCCCAGCCTCCTTCTCCTATCCCCACAGCTGAGATCCTACCTGCTTTCCAGCCAATCACTCTCTGACCTTAGGTTTCTTATCTTCAGGATCCTCTATTTGCAGGCgttcatcccatttccttggttTCCAGGCATAGggatcttttattttcttgggaGGCAAGAAGTCCCAGTCGTCCTCCAGATTCCCAGTTGCCACTTGCTGGTTGTCAATTTTGACTTCATAAGTAGCATTGGGGCGAATTATCAGAGTGTATAGGTGAGTGTCTTTATTGATCTATAAAGGGAATGGGGAAAATTTTGGTTCTATATTGAACATCTTTAGATCTCCAGCATTAAATGCACCAGATCCCCAGTTCCCTGAATGCTACCCCCCACATACTCACAAAAATACTTTATCACATTCCTCATCCCATTTCTTTAGTTAACCCCATAGGGATTCTGGGTTTCGTTCTCTTAATACACAACACTCCTCTGGTCTCCCCTAGCCTCCATTCTTCCCTCCACTGTATCTCTGATTATTCTCTgatcttgtctgttttgttttgtttttttctgtcccactagactgtgagcttctcAATGGCAGGGGTCATTTACAATTTATCTGTTGTGTCTGCAGCTTCCAGCATGAGGCCTGCCCCAGAGAAGAACCTCAGAGAGCCCCAGCACATAAAGCCCCTGTATAGTCCTGCCAAGGAAAGCCATAGGCCTGCACACAAGTTCTCCAATGACCCAGGCCATATGGTCCCTAGACTCAGTCCCTGCCTCTCCCCTTTGCTCCAACTGTGCCAAACCTCTTGCAGTACCACTTTTTCTCAAGTCACTTGACTTTTCTCATGTGTTTACCTCTTCCAGGAATTTAGTTCTCCCTAAAACTGTcacatgtggaatatactaaaaagcatatgtacttcacagggcctggttttccaaagccttgcagtttcaaatattgaccttgcaaggacaggaaattttccccaggctagtgagtctttgttgcaagataagaattgtggcaaagcaaggttgctggctcaaggacagactagttactgattgttatgtaaagatactgagagattgctgtaagaaggaatgtttgctaagatcaagcttgtgttgataagatcacttaattgtctactggaatgtcatcttgtttcactgaaagttaccagcctatactgttaaactataaccccacctatgtctcttcctgtaacttcccagtctggaaaataaatgcaggaagagaagcccaattcggtgttaatttcctgaggaagggttgcctcttgctggagtgtcccagggaagttaaccacttcagggcttctctctgctcagaagagatgggctttgagtaatcctttgggtctccgtcacccaggggatgtggggtgacaaatccatggggggcgaagcaacacaaagcaacagtcaCACCCCttcacaacaccaagtcatgcTCATCTCTCAAAACTCAGCACAGGGGAAACCTTCTCTAGGAAGCATTACCTAAGCCTCCAGGTTGAGAAGGGGCCCTCCTCTGTGCTCCTACAGACCCTGATCATACTAGGTAGTCACTTTCCTTTGCTTGACTCTCACTTTCACTCAACTGTGAGTTCTTTGAGGTCAGGGGCCATGTCTGGCTCACTCTGTCCCCAACCCAAGGCCCAGCACAGAGTTAGCATTTGGTGAATGCCTGCTGAATTGCTAACGAAGTCCACCTACTATCTTCTGGCCACCTACGTCTCTGTTATCTGATGTTACTAAAATAAGCTGACCCCCATTCCTAAGCCCAGTACTCCCTACCTCCCCCATCCTCTCCAGTACCGAATAGTGGAGAATTGAGCCATACTAAGCATTGTTTCAAGAAAGGACCTTATATGACTTCCTAGGCTTTTGGATCAGCTGCTCCTTTGTGAACTCCTTCAATTTACAGCACTTCTCTAGATCTActttctaatctataaaatggagatgatagtaTTTAATGTATAGGATTTTTGTAGGGATTAAAAgagataacatatataaaatgcttatCCTTCCCCCTAGGCTGAGGACCAGCCCACACACTCACCTTGCACTTGATGGTCTTTTTGTTCTCATGGTATTTCCCTTGGTAATGAAGAATGACTTTTACTTTGTTGTTGCCAAAACCACATATGTCAGGGCCTGGAAATTAAACCCCAAAGCATGATTTCACATCACTTTCGAACAGTTTGTCTAGTCTGAGGCCAAGACCCAAGACAGACATAGCCTTTGTGTTAATCAGGATCCAGCAGGAAATAGATGGCACACTCAAATTTAGGATTATTGGAGAAGGATTTAATAAAGGGactatgaaaaaatagaattgaaagataatacgaatctttccatgaactttttgaagtaccttcttatTTACAAATGTGGGGGCAGGACACTGAGAAAACACAGGCTATAGTGCTATGCTTGGGGCTAGCAACAGTGGGGCTAGTCTCATACCTAGGCCTGAACGGGCGAGGAGAAAGGCGGGTTACCAGAGCCTGGAAGAGAGTCCTACAGAGCGGGCAGCCAGGAGAGAAGCTGACTTTCAGTTGAGGGACAtaactctcttctctccctctgatcTCTTGCCTGGGCTCCCATTGACCAAAGCCAACTGGAAACGCCTCCCAATATAGGCATTTTATACcatgtcatttaattctcactaaAAGGAGGTGTTACTATCCCCACTTTTATCTGGGAAAATTATGGCTCAGAAAAATCaagcagcttgcccaaggtcaaacagctagtaagtagtatagctgagattcaaatccaggcctACCTAGAAACAGAGCCTGGGGTCCTTTCTGCTTTGTGGAAACTCTAGAGGGAACTATTGATCAGTACCTCTAAGTCCAGAGAGCTTTACCAGCCAAAGATCCAGGAATAGGTTTTGACCTAATTTTCAACCTCACCTTCCATATTATTGCTCTCTGACTAtccaaaacacacacagacacagacacagacacacacagttgTGCTCTGGTCACACTGGTCTCCATTTCTCTAAATGCATTTGAATTTCATTACTCTGAGCTTTTGCACACATTTTATTCTGCTCtctgtacacttttttttttttagcttcttctCTCCCTATTAAAACCTAACTCATTCTTCAAACAACAATTAGTGCCTCCTCCAGTAAGCCCCTGGTTGGATCGAATCACACTATCATCTGTGATCTCATAGCACCTCACCAATACCTCTTTGAAAGTGTGTCTTTcattctgacttttaaaaattatttgcatgCCTGAAGGTAGAAAGGTAGAGTAGAAAAAGCAGTCTTTAGAGCCAGGCAGActaggttcaaattctggcttccCACTTACTCACCTTGGGCAAATTTCTTGCCTtcgtctcctcatctgtaaaatggagatgataatagccCAGTCTGGTTGGTTGTTTAAgcacaaaaaaattatatttacttgaaaagaaaaataatcacattttggggggaagggagaggagtggTGGGGAaaagttgggtgggggacatggggaataattgcaagttgaggtggtgggcatgctgatagcattgatttgcttgccacatcttgggcacaggtgctgatggttggctcttgccccatgaatatgtataataaataaataaataaataaataaaatattttaaaattgcatttttattatttctaatttccctACTACCACATCTCATGCATATGCACATTTAAACTCCTTGTGAGAATGATAGAGTCTGAAGAAAATAGGAAGATGGGCAAAAACACAATTTAAGACATCCAGAGTGCTATATTGCTCTACATAACAAAAAgatttaaagataagaaaaaagagggaGTGGGGGGGACgcagacacaaaaaagaaaaagaggctgACAAGGAGGATTTTGGCaagggctttgaagagagagatcTGATGCTCCCTGGGAAAAGAAAGATTTAGACAGAATTTCAAGGAAATTTTGCTGTATGATGCATAGTGTAacctttcctctgctttttatAGAAAAACATTCAGTAAAATCCACATTATTTACCTGTGCTTTGGGAGTTGgattgtttgttggttttttcaaATATCAACAGAATTGATACTGGATTCAAAGTTGTTGTTAAGTAAGAACTAGACTACCCCAAAGAGGCCTAGAGACATATTTAGGTTACGGATGCAACACTCTGGACACATTACGGATGCTTGATAAAGGTCATTTCCTTGACCTGCTGTGCCTTTCTCTGACTGAGGCAGAGCACAGTGCTTTATTGTAAAAGTAGGTACATTTGAGAGTATCTATACAGCTTATGACCCCCTTCTCCTTTTCTGACAACTGGGGAAAGTCTCTCTGTACTGTCGACTAGTTGATACCATGTGCCTCCCTACCTCTTTGGGCTATTTATACTAATGTTTAGGTTTAGAGTTGCTTTTCTCAAGTCTTTGAAGAGTCCTACTGCATGGGGAGGTAGAGTGGGGGGTTGAGAAGGGGTTGCTATCACATTAGAAATTTTCTGGTCCATGTCAATCTGAACTTTCTCAACAGCTACAGTGGCTCTCATCAGGATCTCATGAGGCTGATGGTGACTGCTATCAGAAAGCTTACCAAACATGACGTAATACTCAGATTCCGAATGCATATCCTCCTGGTTCAGGGTGGCAGGAAAGAGCTTCACATATCCGCCACCACAATCGATGCCTTGCTGGTGTTTTACTGAAAACTGAACCACCAAGATCTCATTCTCATTGCTGAACGGCTTAAACCTGGTTGAGAGGGCATAAAACTTGGCATCTTCGCTGGTCTGCAGACCtgggagcagagagcagagttTTCAGGCTTAAATACCCAAAAAGCAGCCAAAGAGACCTAGAACTTgacctaaccaatttctgatattttcttgCACACCTATTGTGTGCCAGCTGTTGTGCTGGAAGCCTCACACATTATCTCCTTCAAGCCTTGGAGCAACCCTGCAAAATGGTTATGCCTCTGACTGTCGCTTTAGCTCTGACACTTTATGAGTCTGACTGTCACTTTATGACTCTGTCACTTTATCTATATGAGTCTCAGTTCCCCATCAGCACAATGTGGATAATTATTCCTGCCTCATATGGTTTTCAGTGAAGTTCAAATGAGTAAGAGATGTGAGAAGTACTTTGTAAACTGTCAACATAAAATGCAAGGGGCTATAATTATTCGTAGTTGGTGAGAGTTCTTCCTTCATGATCCCACTTCTCTGGGTCACACTCTGTTGAAACTAGGTTTATTTGAGTCTCTGAATAATTTTTAGCTCCTGAAGAACATAGGCGTCTTTATAttcccagcatctagaacagGACCTGGCATCGAGAAAATGCTctataaatatgtgttaaattaCAAAGAAGGATCTCGGGTCCTGATTCAGACAGCATGTCTTGGGCATTTATTGCACACCAGGTTCTGTGGTGAGTACTCACATGTCTGACATCATGTTAGGAGCTGTATAcattttgatttgtttgttttttcagtggctggccatcagagggatccgaacccatgacctacaaggctgtgttctacacaactgagctaact
The sequence above is drawn from the Cynocephalus volans isolate mCynVol1 chromosome 8, mCynVol1.pri, whole genome shotgun sequence genome and encodes:
- the LOC134384133 gene encoding calreticulin-like, with the translated sequence MVSLLKVTSFMAGAEANCTMVQKTQVIYVCCFFLLFSVDGWRKRWVESKHQPDYGKFQLSAGKFYEDKEKDKGLQTSEDAKFYALSTRFKPFSNENEILVVQFSVKHQQGIDCGGGYVKLFPATLNQEDMHSESEYYVMFGPDICGFGNNKVKVILHYQGKYHENKKTIKCKINKDTHLYTLIIRPNATYEVKIDNQQVATGNLEDDWDFLPPKKIKDPYAWKPRKWDERLQIEDPEDKKPKDWEDFEYIPDPEAKKPDDWNEVMDGEWEGPLMPNPKYKGQWKPRIIDNPSYQGEWIHPEIDNPEYKPDPAICHYYNISVLGLDLWQVKSGSIFDNFLLTNDEEFAEEVGNKTWGIRKDLEKQWRELYEEMEKRKQEEEAKKKMEKEEEEEDDIWGTEEEEIEEDPSEESGNDRQMQEDDAGRAFLGKNNEVLVEQKDEL